A part of Drosophila bipectinata strain 14024-0381.07 chromosome 3L, DbipHiC1v2, whole genome shotgun sequence genomic DNA contains:
- the Usp32 gene encoding ubiquitin carboxyl-terminal hydrolase 32 isoform X2, with the protein MGTKESKHACISYEDAVKRVSDAELRRLKDAFKKSAGVGRQFLSRNAFQQDVLCEGVPPKITDMLYAACGGTQRGISFKDLLCGLVLITRGTQEEKTKFLWNLYCNDAGTYIIKTDYVRNVNLAPFESVSLFAQSERVNFEQFQDWIVKHRNATVLSKWLLADNCVSLTSELETPTFYQSLAGVTHLEEKDIGDLEKEFWRLKNTSQNGQIDLQFLGPLISPPIPKNALAGLFNAFDENRDGHIDFKELCCGVSAACRGPGVERTRFCFKIFDVDRDGVLSHEETLQMVNVLLLVAKENREAEHYRELTMQHVISDLLEFGQRRSPDGTPSKLTRDNVSLTAEDFMLWNVQCDMRLMQPLLDLIFELCHIVFGLWPQCKHMENDIVRGWLRREEQRPYRVGQFWYLIAHDWWLGWMQYTQHTAHTCDYCKRTASQKTAVDEALVCDESFNTNSLEQHDSYSLGSGTGSASGSNSASSGISAGRHCGPTRPGPIDNSNLITVNPYRNVRTLTGEGGHLKRDTPLVQNHDFELVPKSLWKALNRWYGDNLPLPRQVIQPPNSDVDLELYPLNLRILLHQAQPSQTGAGGGSQLGSWGSTVSGGYGVLASGGGYAAIAASSVLQPPKRYLAYTAAFSRLATIRQVGDFLCEQLRLKSEDIRLWHVPYPDTGAILLEEDAMCLKELLIRDNDQLLLEIRNKDLTWPEELGSLATAQSGQGAGTPGDRRRLTRSSIMSVHAPGATGLHNLGNTCFMNAALQVLFNTQPLAQYFQREMHRFELNATNKLGTRGQLAMRYGELLKEVWTATTRSVAPLKLRFCVNKHAPQFAGGGQHDSQELLEWLLDALHEDLNRVTEKPYSELKDSNGRPDKIVAAEAWSQHHARNQSIIIDLFYGQLKSKVSCLGCGYESVRFDPFSLLSLPLPVENYVYLEVLVILLDGSVPIKYGLRLNSECKYADLKHKLATLCNLQPSLMLVCELWNSQIRQVLADEEKLRTQSAKDLYIYQLPEQNNVRTRSNSVLSMHIEQGLKDIQRSSALITAQDSLSSLSTLQTSSQRASSRVLCNGHVAGLDMEPEAEAESRYNSSSNNIFSGNGSGDNQVHELLPDEAGKESLTLSSSPENHFIHGAAAQQKRVSSAKLLHTESNTSSMSYTNPSGENSMESSLTEPNPLAELTGGAHVSGSGSEDSSSSCRTSPNESSGLSTAHTLGASLDVDEQAEEGNEEEPDQQITTSQPETSSGVYSRRSSQPHKAGKYLVAVHRKITRHDSYFLSYHKTRPSLFGVPLLIPNSEGGTHKDLYCAVWLQVSRLLSPLPATTDQANHAADCDDSLGYDFPFTLRAVKADGLTCAICPWSSFCRGCEIRCNNDFVLQGALPPINAASSNTTTPKMNAKFPSLPNLEVKRTPEYTASLSYTPTTKYFEDFTIAIDWDPTALHLRYQSTLERLWVDHETIAISRREQVEPVDLNHCLRAFTSEEKLEQWYHCSHCKGKKPATKKLQIWKLPPILIVHLKRFNCVNGKWVKSQKVVHFPFDDFDPTPYLASVPQETILRHKELLEIKKDNDFTMASSEVVSELDEIDGASNQDIEEKEAKPTTSSPVATANILRQNRSINTVRRQRLISTSLTKTPIVDGEFEDYHQHRLKEEVDEFDPKYRLYAVVSHSGMLNGGHYISYASNSSGSWYCYNDSSCREISQKPMIDPSAAYLLFYERKGLDYEPYLPNIEGRVLPHATGLPLEVDETEGELKKLCTIS; encoded by the exons TTAGCGACGCGGAGCTCCGACGCCTGAAAGATGCCTTCAAGAAGTCAGCGGGCGTGGGACGGCAGTTCCTCAGCCGGAATGCCTTTCAGCAGGATGTACTCTGCGAGGGAGTGCCGCCGAAGATCACGGACATGCTGTATGCAGCCTGTGGCGGAACGCAGCGTGGAATATCCTTCAAGGATCTGCTCTGCGGCTTGGTTCTGATCACGAGAGGCACTCAGGAGGAGAAAACCAA ATTTCTGTGGAACCTTTACTGTAATGATGCCGGCACCTACATCATCAAAACGGACTACGTCCGCAATGTGAACCTGGCTCCATTCGAGAGCGTCTCCCTGTTCGCCCAGAGCGAACGCGTCAATTTCGAGCAGTTCCAGGACTGGATCGTTAAGCACCGCAATGCCACGGTTCTGTCCAAATGGCTGCTGGCGGACAACTGTGTCAGTCTCACTTCGGAGCTGGAGACCCCCACGTTTTATCAGAGCTTGGCTGGCGTTACGCATCTGGAGGAGAAG GACATTGGTGACCTGGAAAAGGAGTTCTGGCGCCTCAAAAACACCTCACAAAACGGCCAAATCGATCTGCAGTTCCTCGGTCCCCTAATCAGCCCACCAATACCAAAAAATGCACTGGCAGGTCTCTTCAATGCTTTCGATGAGAACCGTGATGGACACATCGACTTCAAGGAGCTGTGCTGCGGCGTAAGTGCTGCTTGCCGAGGACCTGGAGTGGAAAGGACACGGT TTTGTTTCAAGATCTTTGATGTGGATAGGGACGGAGTTTTGAGCCACGAGGAGACACTACAAATGGTGAACGTTCTGCTGCTGGTGGCCAAGGAGAACCGTGAGGCCGAGCACTATCGGGAGCTAACCATGCAGCATGTAATCAGTGATCTGCTAGAGTTTGGACAACGCAGGAGTCCAGACGGCACGCCCAGCAAACTAACTCGGGATAATGTATCGCTCACCGCCGAGGACTTCATGCTCTGGAATGTACAATGCGATATGCGGCTAATGCAGCCTCTCCTGGACCTGATCTTCGAGCTTTGTCACATAGTCTTTGGGCTGTGGCCGCAGTGCAAGCACATGGAGAACGATATTGTCCGGGGATGGCTGCGCCGAGAGGAGCAACGACCATATAGAGTGGGCCAGTTCTGGTATCTGATTGCCCACGACTGGTGGTTGGGATGGATGCAGTATACCCAGCACACGGCCCACACCTGCGACTATTGCAAGCGCACTGCAAGCCAGAAAACCGCCGTGGACGAGGCACTCGTGTGCGATGAAAGCTTTAACACTAATAGCCTGGAGCAGCACGACAGCTACTCGTTGGGTTCTGGCACAGGCTCAGCCTCTGGCTCCAATTCAGCCAGCAGTGGCATCTCCGCGGGCCGACACTGTGGACCCACGAGGCCAGGACCCATCGACAACAGCAACCTGATCACCGTGAATCCGTACAGAAATGTTCGCACCCTCACAGGCGAAGGAGGCCACCTGAAGCGGGACACACCCCTGGTGCAGAATCACGACTTTGAGCTGGTGCCCAAGTCGCTGTGGAAAGCTTTAAATCGGTGGTATGGCGACAATCTGCCACTACCCCGGCAGGTCATACAACCACCAAACTCTGATGTGGATCTGGAGCTGTACCCGCTGAACCTGCGAATCCTGCTGCATCAGGCCCAGCCCTCCCAAACCGGAGCTGGCGGAGGCTCCCAGCTGGGGAGCTGGGGTTCCACGGTGAGCGGTGGTTATGGAGTTCTTGCCTCTGGTGGCGGATATGCGGCCATCGCCGCAAGCAGCGTACTTCAGCCGCCCAAGCGATACCTAGCCTACACGGCCGCATTCAGCCGCCTGGCAACGATTCGGCAGGTCGGTGACTTCCTCTGCGAGCAACTGCGTCTGAAATCCGAAGACATTCGGCTGTGGCACGTGCCGTACCCCGACACTGGAGCCATATTGCTGGAGGAGGATGCCATGTGCCTAAAGGAGCTGCTGATACGCGACAACGACCAGCTCCTCCTAGAGATCCGCAACAAGGACCTCACCTGGCCGGAAGAGCTTGGCTCTTTGGCCACGGCTCAGAGTGGTCAGGGAGCCGGAACACCGGGCGATCGTCGTCGCCTCACCCGCAGCTCCATTATGTCCGTACATGCGCCTGGCGCTACCGGACTCCACAATCTGGGCAACACCTGCTTCATGAACGCCGCCCTACAGGTTCTGTTCAACACCCAGCCCCTGGCCCAATACTTTCAGCGCGAGATGCATCGCTTTGAGCTAAATGCCACCAACAAGCTGGGAACGAGGGGCCAGTTGGCCATGCGCTATGGGGAGCTGCTCAAGGAAGTCTGGACCGCAACGACGCGCTCGGTGGCTCCGTTGAAGCTGCGCTTCTGCGTCAACAAGCATGCCCCCCAGTTCGCAGGCGGTGGCCAGCACGATTCGCAGGAACTGCTCGAGTGGCTGCTGGATGCCCTGCATGAAGACCTCAACCGCGTAACAGAGAAGCCGTACAGCGAGCTGAAGGACTCGAACGGTCGGCCCGATAAGATCGTCGCCGCCGAGGCTTGGTCGCAGCATCACGCCCGCAACCAATCGATCATTATAGACCTCTTTTATGGTCAACTGAAGTCAAAGGTCAGCTGCCTGGGTTGTGGATACGAATCAGTGAGATTTGATCCATTCAGTCTGCTCAGCTTGCCACTGCCCGTGGAGAACTATGTCTACCTAGAGGTCTTGG TTATCCTTCTGGATGGCAGTGTACCCATTAAATATGGCCTTCGTCTCAACTCGGAGTGCAAGTACGCGGATCTGAAACACAAACTTGCCACCCTTTGTAACCTCCAACCCAGCCTGATGCTCGTGTGTGAGCTTTGGAACTCCCAGATACGCCAGGTTCTGGCCGACGAGGAGAAGCTGCGCACCCAGAGTGCCAAAGATCTGTACATCTACCAGCTACCGGAACAAAACAATGTGCGAACGCGCTCCAACTCGGTGCTCAGCATGCACATCGAACAGGGACTCAAGGATATCCAACGCAGTTCCG CCCTTATTACTGCCCAAGATTCGCTGTCGTCCTTGAGTACTCTGCAAACCTCCAGCCAACGTGCCTCGTCTCGTGTCCTTTGCAATGGCCATGTTGCAGGACTAGACATGGAGCCGGAGGCTGAGGCAGAGTCTAGgtacaacagcagcagtaacAACATTTTcagcggaaacggaagcggCGACAACCAGGTGCACGAACTTCTGCCAGATGAGGCCGGAAAG GAGTCGCTCACATTGAGCTCCAGTCCCGAGAACCATTTCATCCACGGAGCGGCGGCTCAGCAGAAGCGTGTCTCCTCCGCCAAGCTGCTGCACACGGAGAGCAACACCAGCTCCATGTCCTACACGAATCCCTCGGGAGAGAACTCCATGGAGAGCTCGTTGACGGAGCCCAATCCGCTGGCAGAGCTGACGGGTGGAGCCCACGTAAGCGGAAGTGGCAGTGAAGACTCGTCTAGCTCCTGCCGAACATCGCCCAACGAATCCAGTGGCCTGAGCACAGCTCACACGCTGGGCGCCAGCCTCGATGTGGACGAGCAGGCGGAAGAGGGAAACGAAGAGGAGCCGGATCAGCAAATAACCACCTCGCAGCCGGAGACCAGCAGCGGCGTCTACTCCCGACGCTCCTCGCAGCCGCACAAGGCCGGCAAGTATCTGGTAGCCGTGCATCGGAAGATCACCCGCCACGACAGCTACTTCCTGTCCTACCACAAAACCCGGCCCAGCCTGTTTGGAGTGCCTCTGCTCATCCCGAACAGCGAGGGCGGCACCCACAAGGATCTGTATTGTGCCGTGTGGCTGCAAGTGAGCAGGTTACTCAGTCCTTTGCCGGCTACAACGGATCAGGCGAACCATGCCGCCGATTG CGACGACAGTCTGGGCTATGATTTTCCCTTTACGCTGCGAGCAGTTAAGGCGGACGGACTCACCTGTGCCATCTGCCCCTGGTCGAGTTTCTGTCGGGGCTGCGAGATTCGTTGCAACAACGACTTTGTGCTCCAGGGAGCTCTGCCACCGATTAATGCTGCATCCA GCAACACCACTACACCAAAAATGAATGCTAAATTCCCATCGTTACCAAACTTGGAGGTCAAGAGGACGCCAGAGTACACCGCCTCGTTATCGTATACACCGACAACGAAATATTTCGAAGACTTTACCATTGCCATTGATTGGGATCCGACCGCCCTGCATTTGCGCTACCAAAGTACCTTGGAGCGG CTGTGGGTGGACCATGAAACCATTGCCATAAGCCGACGGGAGCAAGTGGAGCCCGTTGACCTAAACCATTGCCTGCGCGCCTTTACCTCCGAAGAGAAGCTGGAGCAGTGGTACCACTGCAGCCACTGCAAGGGCAAGAAACCCGCCACCAAGAAGCTGCAGATCTGGAAATTGCCTCCGATATTG ATTGTTCATCTGAAAAGGTTCAACTGCGTCAACGGCAAGTGGGTCAAGTCCCAGAAGGTGGTGCACTTCCCCTTTGACGATTTCGATCCTACTCCATATTTGGCATCCGTGCCACAAGAGACGATACTGCGTCACAAAGAATTGTTGGAAATAAAGAAGGACAATGACTTTACGATGGCCAGCAGCGAAGTGGTTAGCGAGCTGGATGAGATCGATGGGGCTAGCAATCAGGACATCGAAGAGAAGGAGGCAAAGCCGACCACCTCATCTCCAGTTGCCACAGCCAATATTCTGCGACAGAACAGAAGCATCAATACTGTTCGAAGGCAACGCCTCATTTCCACAAGTCTCACCAAGACGCCCATAGTGGATGGGGAGTTCGAGGACTACCACCAGCACAGGCTTAAGGAGGAGGTGGACGAGTTTGATCCAAAATACAGACTCTATGCTGTAGTG TCCCACTCTGGCATGTTGAATGGCGGTCACTACATTTCCTACGCATCGAATTCAAGTGGTTCCTGGTACTGCTACAACGACAGTTCCTGTCGTGAAATATCCCAGAAGCCAATGATAGATCCGAGTGCTGCCTATCTGCTGTTCTACGAGCGCAAGGGCCTGGACTATGAACCCTACCTGCCCAATATCGAGGGCCGCGTATTACCACATGCCACTGGACTCCCGCTGGAAGTGGACGAGACCGAGGGAGAGCTGAAGAAGCTGTGCACGATATCCTAA
- the Usp32 gene encoding ubiquitin carboxyl-terminal hydrolase 32 isoform X1: protein MGTKESKHACISYEDAVKRVSDAELRRLKDAFKKSAGVGRQFLSRNAFQQDVLCEGVPPKITDMLYAACGGTQRGISFKDLLCGLVLITRGTQEEKTKFLWNLYCNDAGTYIIKTDYVRNVNLAPFESVSLFAQSERVNFEQFQDWIVKHRNATVLSKWLLADNCVSLTSELETPTFYQSLAGVTHLEEKDIGDLEKEFWRLKNTSQNGQIDLQFLGPLISPPIPKNALAGLFNAFDENRDGHIDFKELCCGVSAACRGPGVERTRFCFKIFDVDRDGVLSHEETLQMVNVLLLVAKENREAEHYRELTMQHVISDLLEFGQRRSPDGTPSKLTRDNVSLTAEDFMLWNVQCDMRLMQPLLDLIFELCHIVFGLWPQCKHMENDIVRGWLRREEQRPYRVGQFWYLIAHDWWLGWMQYTQHTAHTCDYCKRTASQKTAVDEALVCDESFNTNSLEQHDSYSLGSGTGSASGSNSASSGISAGRHCGPTRPGPIDNSNLITVNPYRNVRTLTGEGGHLKRDTPLVQNHDFELVPKSLWKALNRWYGDNLPLPRQVIQPPNSDVDLELYPLNLRILLHQAQPSQTGAGGGSQLGSWGSTVSGGYGVLASGGGYAAIAASSVLQPPKRYLAYTAAFSRLATIRQVGDFLCEQLRLKSEDIRLWHVPYPDTGAILLEEDAMCLKELLIRDNDQLLLEIRNKDLTWPEELGSLATAQSGQGAGTPGDRRRLTRSSIMSVHAPGATGLHNLGNTCFMNAALQVLFNTQPLAQYFQREMHRFELNATNKLGTRGQLAMRYGELLKEVWTATTRSVAPLKLRFCVNKHAPQFAGGGQHDSQELLEWLLDALHEDLNRVTEKPYSELKDSNGRPDKIVAAEAWSQHHARNQSIIIDLFYGQLKSKVSCLGCGYESVRFDPFSLLSLPLPVENYVYLEVLVILLDGSVPIKYGLRLNSECKYADLKHKLATLCNLQPSLMLVCELWNSQIRQVLADEEKLRTQSAKDLYIYQLPEQNNVRTRSNSVLSMHIEQGLKDIQRSSALITAQDSLSSLSTLQTSSQRASSRVLCNGHVAGLDMEPEAEAESRYNSSSNNIFSGNGSGDNQVHELLPDEAGKVSRCFGKRECMPHSLFCFKESLTLSSSPENHFIHGAAAQQKRVSSAKLLHTESNTSSMSYTNPSGENSMESSLTEPNPLAELTGGAHVSGSGSEDSSSSCRTSPNESSGLSTAHTLGASLDVDEQAEEGNEEEPDQQITTSQPETSSGVYSRRSSQPHKAGKYLVAVHRKITRHDSYFLSYHKTRPSLFGVPLLIPNSEGGTHKDLYCAVWLQVSRLLSPLPATTDQANHAADCDDSLGYDFPFTLRAVKADGLTCAICPWSSFCRGCEIRCNNDFVLQGALPPINAASSNTTTPKMNAKFPSLPNLEVKRTPEYTASLSYTPTTKYFEDFTIAIDWDPTALHLRYQSTLERLWVDHETIAISRREQVEPVDLNHCLRAFTSEEKLEQWYHCSHCKGKKPATKKLQIWKLPPILIVHLKRFNCVNGKWVKSQKVVHFPFDDFDPTPYLASVPQETILRHKELLEIKKDNDFTMASSEVVSELDEIDGASNQDIEEKEAKPTTSSPVATANILRQNRSINTVRRQRLISTSLTKTPIVDGEFEDYHQHRLKEEVDEFDPKYRLYAVVSHSGMLNGGHYISYASNSSGSWYCYNDSSCREISQKPMIDPSAAYLLFYERKGLDYEPYLPNIEGRVLPHATGLPLEVDETEGELKKLCTIS from the exons TTAGCGACGCGGAGCTCCGACGCCTGAAAGATGCCTTCAAGAAGTCAGCGGGCGTGGGACGGCAGTTCCTCAGCCGGAATGCCTTTCAGCAGGATGTACTCTGCGAGGGAGTGCCGCCGAAGATCACGGACATGCTGTATGCAGCCTGTGGCGGAACGCAGCGTGGAATATCCTTCAAGGATCTGCTCTGCGGCTTGGTTCTGATCACGAGAGGCACTCAGGAGGAGAAAACCAA ATTTCTGTGGAACCTTTACTGTAATGATGCCGGCACCTACATCATCAAAACGGACTACGTCCGCAATGTGAACCTGGCTCCATTCGAGAGCGTCTCCCTGTTCGCCCAGAGCGAACGCGTCAATTTCGAGCAGTTCCAGGACTGGATCGTTAAGCACCGCAATGCCACGGTTCTGTCCAAATGGCTGCTGGCGGACAACTGTGTCAGTCTCACTTCGGAGCTGGAGACCCCCACGTTTTATCAGAGCTTGGCTGGCGTTACGCATCTGGAGGAGAAG GACATTGGTGACCTGGAAAAGGAGTTCTGGCGCCTCAAAAACACCTCACAAAACGGCCAAATCGATCTGCAGTTCCTCGGTCCCCTAATCAGCCCACCAATACCAAAAAATGCACTGGCAGGTCTCTTCAATGCTTTCGATGAGAACCGTGATGGACACATCGACTTCAAGGAGCTGTGCTGCGGCGTAAGTGCTGCTTGCCGAGGACCTGGAGTGGAAAGGACACGGT TTTGTTTCAAGATCTTTGATGTGGATAGGGACGGAGTTTTGAGCCACGAGGAGACACTACAAATGGTGAACGTTCTGCTGCTGGTGGCCAAGGAGAACCGTGAGGCCGAGCACTATCGGGAGCTAACCATGCAGCATGTAATCAGTGATCTGCTAGAGTTTGGACAACGCAGGAGTCCAGACGGCACGCCCAGCAAACTAACTCGGGATAATGTATCGCTCACCGCCGAGGACTTCATGCTCTGGAATGTACAATGCGATATGCGGCTAATGCAGCCTCTCCTGGACCTGATCTTCGAGCTTTGTCACATAGTCTTTGGGCTGTGGCCGCAGTGCAAGCACATGGAGAACGATATTGTCCGGGGATGGCTGCGCCGAGAGGAGCAACGACCATATAGAGTGGGCCAGTTCTGGTATCTGATTGCCCACGACTGGTGGTTGGGATGGATGCAGTATACCCAGCACACGGCCCACACCTGCGACTATTGCAAGCGCACTGCAAGCCAGAAAACCGCCGTGGACGAGGCACTCGTGTGCGATGAAAGCTTTAACACTAATAGCCTGGAGCAGCACGACAGCTACTCGTTGGGTTCTGGCACAGGCTCAGCCTCTGGCTCCAATTCAGCCAGCAGTGGCATCTCCGCGGGCCGACACTGTGGACCCACGAGGCCAGGACCCATCGACAACAGCAACCTGATCACCGTGAATCCGTACAGAAATGTTCGCACCCTCACAGGCGAAGGAGGCCACCTGAAGCGGGACACACCCCTGGTGCAGAATCACGACTTTGAGCTGGTGCCCAAGTCGCTGTGGAAAGCTTTAAATCGGTGGTATGGCGACAATCTGCCACTACCCCGGCAGGTCATACAACCACCAAACTCTGATGTGGATCTGGAGCTGTACCCGCTGAACCTGCGAATCCTGCTGCATCAGGCCCAGCCCTCCCAAACCGGAGCTGGCGGAGGCTCCCAGCTGGGGAGCTGGGGTTCCACGGTGAGCGGTGGTTATGGAGTTCTTGCCTCTGGTGGCGGATATGCGGCCATCGCCGCAAGCAGCGTACTTCAGCCGCCCAAGCGATACCTAGCCTACACGGCCGCATTCAGCCGCCTGGCAACGATTCGGCAGGTCGGTGACTTCCTCTGCGAGCAACTGCGTCTGAAATCCGAAGACATTCGGCTGTGGCACGTGCCGTACCCCGACACTGGAGCCATATTGCTGGAGGAGGATGCCATGTGCCTAAAGGAGCTGCTGATACGCGACAACGACCAGCTCCTCCTAGAGATCCGCAACAAGGACCTCACCTGGCCGGAAGAGCTTGGCTCTTTGGCCACGGCTCAGAGTGGTCAGGGAGCCGGAACACCGGGCGATCGTCGTCGCCTCACCCGCAGCTCCATTATGTCCGTACATGCGCCTGGCGCTACCGGACTCCACAATCTGGGCAACACCTGCTTCATGAACGCCGCCCTACAGGTTCTGTTCAACACCCAGCCCCTGGCCCAATACTTTCAGCGCGAGATGCATCGCTTTGAGCTAAATGCCACCAACAAGCTGGGAACGAGGGGCCAGTTGGCCATGCGCTATGGGGAGCTGCTCAAGGAAGTCTGGACCGCAACGACGCGCTCGGTGGCTCCGTTGAAGCTGCGCTTCTGCGTCAACAAGCATGCCCCCCAGTTCGCAGGCGGTGGCCAGCACGATTCGCAGGAACTGCTCGAGTGGCTGCTGGATGCCCTGCATGAAGACCTCAACCGCGTAACAGAGAAGCCGTACAGCGAGCTGAAGGACTCGAACGGTCGGCCCGATAAGATCGTCGCCGCCGAGGCTTGGTCGCAGCATCACGCCCGCAACCAATCGATCATTATAGACCTCTTTTATGGTCAACTGAAGTCAAAGGTCAGCTGCCTGGGTTGTGGATACGAATCAGTGAGATTTGATCCATTCAGTCTGCTCAGCTTGCCACTGCCCGTGGAGAACTATGTCTACCTAGAGGTCTTGG TTATCCTTCTGGATGGCAGTGTACCCATTAAATATGGCCTTCGTCTCAACTCGGAGTGCAAGTACGCGGATCTGAAACACAAACTTGCCACCCTTTGTAACCTCCAACCCAGCCTGATGCTCGTGTGTGAGCTTTGGAACTCCCAGATACGCCAGGTTCTGGCCGACGAGGAGAAGCTGCGCACCCAGAGTGCCAAAGATCTGTACATCTACCAGCTACCGGAACAAAACAATGTGCGAACGCGCTCCAACTCGGTGCTCAGCATGCACATCGAACAGGGACTCAAGGATATCCAACGCAGTTCCG CCCTTATTACTGCCCAAGATTCGCTGTCGTCCTTGAGTACTCTGCAAACCTCCAGCCAACGTGCCTCGTCTCGTGTCCTTTGCAATGGCCATGTTGCAGGACTAGACATGGAGCCGGAGGCTGAGGCAGAGTCTAGgtacaacagcagcagtaacAACATTTTcagcggaaacggaagcggCGACAACCAGGTGCACGAACTTCTGCCAGATGAGGCCGGAAAGGTAAGCCGGTGCTTTGGAAAGAGAGAGTGCATGCCCCACAGCCTATTTTGCTTCAAG GAGTCGCTCACATTGAGCTCCAGTCCCGAGAACCATTTCATCCACGGAGCGGCGGCTCAGCAGAAGCGTGTCTCCTCCGCCAAGCTGCTGCACACGGAGAGCAACACCAGCTCCATGTCCTACACGAATCCCTCGGGAGAGAACTCCATGGAGAGCTCGTTGACGGAGCCCAATCCGCTGGCAGAGCTGACGGGTGGAGCCCACGTAAGCGGAAGTGGCAGTGAAGACTCGTCTAGCTCCTGCCGAACATCGCCCAACGAATCCAGTGGCCTGAGCACAGCTCACACGCTGGGCGCCAGCCTCGATGTGGACGAGCAGGCGGAAGAGGGAAACGAAGAGGAGCCGGATCAGCAAATAACCACCTCGCAGCCGGAGACCAGCAGCGGCGTCTACTCCCGACGCTCCTCGCAGCCGCACAAGGCCGGCAAGTATCTGGTAGCCGTGCATCGGAAGATCACCCGCCACGACAGCTACTTCCTGTCCTACCACAAAACCCGGCCCAGCCTGTTTGGAGTGCCTCTGCTCATCCCGAACAGCGAGGGCGGCACCCACAAGGATCTGTATTGTGCCGTGTGGCTGCAAGTGAGCAGGTTACTCAGTCCTTTGCCGGCTACAACGGATCAGGCGAACCATGCCGCCGATTG CGACGACAGTCTGGGCTATGATTTTCCCTTTACGCTGCGAGCAGTTAAGGCGGACGGACTCACCTGTGCCATCTGCCCCTGGTCGAGTTTCTGTCGGGGCTGCGAGATTCGTTGCAACAACGACTTTGTGCTCCAGGGAGCTCTGCCACCGATTAATGCTGCATCCA GCAACACCACTACACCAAAAATGAATGCTAAATTCCCATCGTTACCAAACTTGGAGGTCAAGAGGACGCCAGAGTACACCGCCTCGTTATCGTATACACCGACAACGAAATATTTCGAAGACTTTACCATTGCCATTGATTGGGATCCGACCGCCCTGCATTTGCGCTACCAAAGTACCTTGGAGCGG CTGTGGGTGGACCATGAAACCATTGCCATAAGCCGACGGGAGCAAGTGGAGCCCGTTGACCTAAACCATTGCCTGCGCGCCTTTACCTCCGAAGAGAAGCTGGAGCAGTGGTACCACTGCAGCCACTGCAAGGGCAAGAAACCCGCCACCAAGAAGCTGCAGATCTGGAAATTGCCTCCGATATTG ATTGTTCATCTGAAAAGGTTCAACTGCGTCAACGGCAAGTGGGTCAAGTCCCAGAAGGTGGTGCACTTCCCCTTTGACGATTTCGATCCTACTCCATATTTGGCATCCGTGCCACAAGAGACGATACTGCGTCACAAAGAATTGTTGGAAATAAAGAAGGACAATGACTTTACGATGGCCAGCAGCGAAGTGGTTAGCGAGCTGGATGAGATCGATGGGGCTAGCAATCAGGACATCGAAGAGAAGGAGGCAAAGCCGACCACCTCATCTCCAGTTGCCACAGCCAATATTCTGCGACAGAACAGAAGCATCAATACTGTTCGAAGGCAACGCCTCATTTCCACAAGTCTCACCAAGACGCCCATAGTGGATGGGGAGTTCGAGGACTACCACCAGCACAGGCTTAAGGAGGAGGTGGACGAGTTTGATCCAAAATACAGACTCTATGCTGTAGTG TCCCACTCTGGCATGTTGAATGGCGGTCACTACATTTCCTACGCATCGAATTCAAGTGGTTCCTGGTACTGCTACAACGACAGTTCCTGTCGTGAAATATCCCAGAAGCCAATGATAGATCCGAGTGCTGCCTATCTGCTGTTCTACGAGCGCAAGGGCCTGGACTATGAACCCTACCTGCCCAATATCGAGGGCCGCGTATTACCACATGCCACTGGACTCCCGCTGGAAGTGGACGAGACCGAGGGAGAGCTGAAGAAGCTGTGCACGATATCCTAA
- the LOC138926347 gene encoding uncharacterized protein, with translation MSFYNYNYNYNCTIHQTIFTTMTQPTTQPQQPQVPLVQIIVEPPAQLAHYSPPPVVTTISTQVPQAGLILAPKLKRPRLSEDSNFNGSSTMDTPLMPEDDDYHYLMSLHPHMKQLTSAQKLRIRGKIQNLIFKELDKNDLEESK, from the exons atGTCTTtctataattataattataattataattgcaCA atTCATCAAACAATATTTACAACGATGACGCAGCCAACGAcgcagccgcagcagccgcAGGTTCCTCTAGTCCAAATTATTGTGGAACCACCTGCTCAATTAGCTCACTACTCGCCGCCTCCCGTGGTGACCACCATTTCTACTCAAGTTCCACAGGCCGGACTGATACTTGCACCAAAGCTGAAGCGACCACGTCTGTCCGAAGATAGCAACTTCAATGGTTCCTCAACGATGGACACGCCTCTAATGCCGGAGGATGACGACTACCACTATTTGATGAGCCTGCATCCGCACATGAAGCAGCTGACGTCAGCCCAGAAACTACGCATCCGCGGCAAGATACAAAACCTCATCTTCAAGGAGCTCGACAAGAACGATCTCGAGGAGTCCAAGTAG